The Wansuia hejianensis genomic interval ATACGGCGGGGATTTCAGCAGGTATAAGGAAAGCGATCTGGAGGAGGTAGTACAGCGGCTGCAGGCGGGGGAGACCTCCGTGGAAAAGATGGCCGCGGAAATGAAATATTATTCCTATTACCGGGAAGCGTATGGAGCCGTGCTGGACGGTATGGTCGGAGAATATCAGGTGGAAGAGAAGGATGCGACCGGTACTCACTGGGTAATGAAATATGGATTAAAGGCATTTCATCCGATCGCAAAAAGCTTTCCATATTCTGACTATGATGACTTCGGAAGCTCCCGCAGCTATGGGTACAGCAGGCCCCATCTGGGACATGATATGATGGCACAGGTAGGGACGCCTGTGGTAGCCGTGGAATCGGGATACGTGTATCTGCTGGGGTGGAACCAGTACGGCGGGTGGAGGATCGGAATCAACAGCTTTGACGGGAAGCGCTATTATTATTACGCCCATCTCCGAAAGGACTTTCCCTATGCCGGCTGGCTGAAAGAGGGAAGTGTGGTTCAGGCGGGAGATGTGATCGGCTACGTGGGACGGACTGGCTACAGTGCGGCTGAGAATGTAAACAACATCGATGAATATCATCTGCATTTCGGGTTGCAGCTGATTTTTGACGAATCCCAGCGGGATGGAAATAATCAGATCTGGATTGACGTATATCCGCTGGTAAATTTCCTGTATCAGAATCAATCGGAGACGGTCAGGGATGATTCCACGAAAGAATGGAGCAGAACCATCCCCTTCCAGGACCCTGTGGCTCAGGCATACATGAAAACGGGTGAAAGTAATGAGCCGGCCGTATCCGGCTAGTCAGCCCATTACCCTAAATAGATTCTTGAAAGGCTGCCAGTTCTCCGCTGTGGGCCTGTTCCATATCTATATGTCCGTCCAGGAGTTTCAGGGCGATTTCCTGTTCTTCAGTCATTAACTTAAACTGGATTCGAATAGCCGCCGTGCGGGGAAGCAAAGGAAGCTTCCTGACGGCGGCCTCTTTACTGTGCAAAAATTAATATTTCTATAGTTGAGATCGGCCGCAGGATCAATTATAATAGACAGAATATGACAAGACCAAAACCGGCAGACTGTTATCAGAGAAAGGACGGCAGGATGGTAAGATGTAAATGGTGTCTGGGCAATGAAAAAATGGTAAAATACCACGACGAGGAATGGGGAATTCCCCTCCATGACGACAGGAAACAATTTGAATATCTGATGATGGAGGTAATGCAGTGCGGCCTGAACTGGAACATGATGATCCAGAAACGTGAGATTTTCCGCCAGTGTTTTGAAGATTTTGATTATGAGAGGGTGGCCCGCTACGGAGAAGAGGATATACAAAAGATCCTGGAGACGGAGGGGATGATAAAGTCGAGGCGCAAAACTGAGGCGGTCATTCATGATGCGGAATGTTTTCTGGAGGTGAGAAAAGAATTCGGGTCCTTCAGCAACTATCTGTGGAGCTTTACAAAAGGGAAAACAATCCTTTACGCCGGACATCAGAAAGGACGGATACCGGCGAAAAACGGGCTGTCAGATACAGTGAGTAAAGATTTGAAAAAACGGGGCTTCAAATATCTGGGTTCTGTGACCGTATATTCCCATCTCCAGGCTTGTGGGATGGTCAATGACCATGTGGAGGAGTGCTTCAGGTATCAGGATATTGTGGAGCACTATCCGGTTATACATAAACGGAGAGATAATGAGGGTTGACGGAGGCAGTAGCCGCCGGGGAGATGGTTAAGCGGGAGGATATTTTGAAAGTAAATACATACAAATCCAGCCGCTTGTGATAAAATGATGGGAAAGACCAAAGACGGAACGTGCGGTCGATGGAGGAGGTAATTCCTTGGGTAAGAAGATGTTGCAGGAGGCAGAGGCCCTGGCCCGCAAGATACTGGTCACGTATTTCTGCGAATCTGATATGGAATTTATGATCTCTACTTTTGCAGATGACATAATCTGGCTGGGAGGCGGAGAAAAGCAGAAGGCAGAAGGGAAGGAAGCCGTTGCGGCCAGCTTCCGGATGGGGAAGGATGGTATGATAGCCTGCGATATGTCTGAAGAGGTGTACCATTCTATTGACCTGGGAGGCGGCAGTTACCTGTGTGAAGCTGTCAGCAGGCTCCGGAGCAGGCCGGAAAGCGGAGCGTATCTCAACACGGTCCAGCGGGACACATTCGTATTTCGTGAGAAAGACGGACGGCTGGAAACGGTGCATATCCACAATTCTATTCCCTATGCGCCCATTAAGGACGATGAGCTGTTTCCGCTGGAGGAGGGCCGCAGGGAATTTGAGAGGCTTCAGTCTGCTCTGAACATCAGGAATATTGAATATGAGCATCAGGCTAAGTTCCTGGAACAGCTATATAACACGGTGCCTTGCGGAATACTGCAGTTTTCAACGGATGCCGCCCATGAGCTGATTGCGCTGAATCCCATGACCTGGAAGCTTTATGGGTACGATTCAGAGGAAGAGTACCGCAGCCATATTAAAAGTCCGCTGCAGGCGGTTGAGCCGGAGGACTATGACTGGATCGTGAACACCATTGAAGGGCTTGCGCTGAACGGAAGAGCAGTATCCTATCACCGGAGATGCATCCGGAAAAGCGGGGAAGAAGCCTGGATCAATGTGGTGATGGGACGGATTGTGAACAGCAATGGCCAGGAAGTGATACAGGCAGTGTTTACGGATATCACAGACCAGATGCGCCTGGAGAAAGCCCAGGAGCAGGAACGGATTCTTGAAAACTGGTTCCTAATAAAGGATGCTATTTTGAAATGCAGGAGGAGTGCGCCGTTGATGTTTCCGCTTCTTATCAGGAGGATTTCGAAGCATTGAGGTGGCGGAAAACGGTGAAATAGCAGTGGAATG includes:
- a CDS encoding M23 family metallopeptidase; the protein is MRKSSGVIYIRRRYLVTAGLLVLAMLAGFAGNFAAKRGASGGAGASAAAGAQAEETYIKWVDFDVTKEAMQKAYEYDLSTHEMEQPVHWVDLLAYLGAKYGGDFSRYKESDLEEVVQRLQAGETSVEKMAAEMKYYSYYREAYGAVLDGMVGEYQVEEKDATGTHWVMKYGLKAFHPIAKSFPYSDYDDFGSSRSYGYSRPHLGHDMMAQVGTPVVAVESGYVYLLGWNQYGGWRIGINSFDGKRYYYYAHLRKDFPYAGWLKEGSVVQAGDVIGYVGRTGYSAAENVNNIDEYHLHFGLQLIFDESQRDGNNQIWIDVYPLVNFLYQNQSETVRDDSTKEWSRTIPFQDPVAQAYMKTGESNEPAVSG
- a CDS encoding DNA-3-methyladenine glycosylase I, with translation MVRCKWCLGNEKMVKYHDEEWGIPLHDDRKQFEYLMMEVMQCGLNWNMMIQKREIFRQCFEDFDYERVARYGEEDIQKILETEGMIKSRRKTEAVIHDAECFLEVRKEFGSFSNYLWSFTKGKTILYAGHQKGRIPAKNGLSDTVSKDLKKRGFKYLGSVTVYSHLQACGMVNDHVEECFRYQDIVEHYPVIHKRRDNEG
- a CDS encoding PAS domain S-box protein produces the protein MGKKMLQEAEALARKILVTYFCESDMEFMISTFADDIIWLGGGEKQKAEGKEAVAASFRMGKDGMIACDMSEEVYHSIDLGGGSYLCEAVSRLRSRPESGAYLNTVQRDTFVFREKDGRLETVHIHNSIPYAPIKDDELFPLEEGRREFERLQSALNIRNIEYEHQAKFLEQLYNTVPCGILQFSTDAAHELIALNPMTWKLYGYDSEEEYRSHIKSPLQAVEPEDYDWIVNTIEGLALNGRAVSYHRRCIRKSGEEAWINVVMGRIVNSNGQEVIQAVFTDITDQMRLEKAQEQERILENWFLIKDAILKCRRSAPLMFPLLIRRISKH